The uncultured Methanobrevibacter sp. genome has a segment encoding these proteins:
- a CDS encoding TIGR00297 family protein — MMEEIMINWAYVILLFILGFITYQRKSLDLFGSVVMIVMGVVIIFSAGVNWLLLIVLFLIMSLAATKYSKKYKRSLGQFEGRRTSKNVISNGVVACFMAAFGGYYLPFVGGFIGAIATATADTLASEIGVLDPHPRLITTLQKVDPGTNGAVSPLGTAVAIVGAAIIGIAAFFLGIVSNPLSVIVVSVISGTVGCFMDSILGALFENRGYITNEHVNLLATIVGAIVGIILI; from the coding sequence ATGATGGAAGAGATAATGATTAATTGGGCTTATGTAATCCTTTTATTTATTTTGGGTTTCATTACATATCAAAGGAAATCCCTGGATTTGTTCGGCTCAGTGGTAATGATTGTGATGGGAGTCGTGATAATATTTTCCGCTGGAGTCAACTGGCTGCTTTTAATTGTTCTCTTTTTGATAATGAGCCTCGCTGCAACCAAGTATTCAAAAAAGTACAAAAGGTCTTTGGGACAGTTTGAAGGGAGGAGAACTTCCAAAAACGTAATCTCAAACGGTGTTGTCGCATGTTTCATGGCTGCATTCGGAGGGTATTATTTGCCGTTCGTTGGAGGTTTCATCGGTGCAATCGCAACAGCAACCGCCGACACTCTTGCATCTGAAATAGGGGTGCTTGACCCTCATCCAAGATTGATTACAACTCTTCAGAAGGTTGATCCAGGTACCAACGGTGCGGTTTCACCTCTGGGAACAGCTGTAGCAATAGTGGGTGCTGCAATAATTGGAATTGCCGCATTCTTTTTAGGCATCGTTTCAAATCCGTTATCAGTGATAGTTGTTTCTGTTATTTCAGGTACTGTGGGATGCTTTATGGACAGTATTCTTGGAGCACTCTTTGAAAACAGGGGTTATATTACAAACGAGCATGTGAATCTTCTTGCAACGATTGTCGGGGCTATTGTTGGAATCATACTTATATAA
- a CDS encoding 2,3-bisphosphoglycerate-independent phosphoglycerate mutase — protein sequence MKGLILIMDGMGDRPIKELGGKTPLEAANTPNMDKMAAEGITGIMDSIAPGIIPGSDTAHLSILGYNPYEVYTGRGPFEANGVGVEVLPGDIAFRCNFSTADEDLVVTDRRAGRIKEGTDEIVAVLNTMVLEDYPDVKIIFKESTGHRAVLVLRGEGLSDKVSDADPKVEGNKPKEVKALDDTPEAAKTADILNKLVVKTYEMVKDHPVNLKRIEEGLPPANIVIPRGAGEVPVVESLNEKYEVNSACIAETGLIMGIGRFAGMDIIEMEDVTGGIDTNLDNIRDTIVDQVKNSDHDFFLINIDGADEAGHDGQTKEKKEFIEKVDEVVMSELIKLEDVYIYLTADHSTPISVMNHSGDPVPVLIRGPEVRTDDVTEFSERACAKGGLNRIRGSDVMNIMMDLMNYAHKFGA from the coding sequence ATGAAAGGACTTATTTTGATTATGGATGGTATGGGCGACCGTCCGATTAAAGAACTGGGAGGTAAAACTCCCCTTGAAGCTGCAAACACTCCAAATATGGATAAAATGGCGGCTGAAGGAATAACTGGAATAATGGATTCAATCGCTCCGGGAATAATTCCTGGAAGTGACACAGCACACTTATCAATTCTTGGTTATAACCCTTATGAAGTTTATACTGGTCGTGGACCATTTGAGGCAAACGGTGTAGGTGTGGAAGTTTTACCTGGAGACATTGCATTCAGATGCAACTTCTCAACCGCCGATGAGGACCTGGTTGTAACTGACAGACGTGCCGGAAGGATTAAGGAGGGCACCGATGAGATTGTGGCTGTATTGAACACTATGGTTCTTGAGGACTATCCTGATGTTAAAATCATCTTTAAGGAATCAACCGGTCACAGGGCAGTTCTTGTCTTAAGGGGAGAAGGGCTTTCAGATAAGGTTTCAGACGCTGATCCAAAAGTTGAAGGAAACAAACCTAAGGAAGTAAAAGCTTTGGACGACACTCCTGAAGCTGCAAAAACCGCTGACATTTTAAATAAACTGGTTGTCAAAACCTATGAAATGGTTAAGGACCATCCTGTTAACTTGAAAAGAATTGAGGAAGGCCTGCCACCTGCAAATATTGTAATCCCGAGGGGTGCGGGTGAAGTGCCTGTAGTCGAGTCACTCAATGAAAAGTATGAGGTGAACTCAGCATGTATTGCAGAAACAGGTCTCATCATGGGTATCGGAAGGTTTGCCGGAATGGACATCATTGAAATGGAAGATGTAACCGGTGGAATCGATACCAATTTGGACAATATTCGTGATACAATTGTCGACCAGGTTAAAAACTCAGACCATGACTTCTTTTTGATAAACATCGACGGTGCAGATGAGGCTGGCCACGACGGACAGACCAAGGAGAAAAAGGAATTCATTGAAAAGGTCGATGAAGTTGTCATGAGTGAGCTAATTAAATTAGAGGATGTTTACATTTATTTAACTGCTGACCATTCAACTCCAATTTCTGTAATGAACCACTCAGGAGACCCTGTGCCGGTTTTAATCAGGGGTCCTGAAGTCAGAACCGATGACGTTACAGAATTCTCAGAACGT